A stretch of Lactiplantibacillus brownii DNA encodes these proteins:
- a CDS encoding MucBP domain-containing protein — MRLTKLQQIQRITKQNQRQQFKRTWETRLVLLGSSVGLGAVLWTLPVAAATIPTATITPQSATSSVTTSAAASTGSVALQSASSTSSSTAVSSAGSVVPTTSVATSSATTTTTSTATSSATTTATTSSASQTGSTATTSQVSSGGITFVLPTLTVTSGNVNFGSTGSNGSAASAGSSTTGTTSTVASAATSTTSSTATTSTATSTATSTTSSTATTSTATSTATSSASQASTNSSDSAAGLAALPDSTVISFADPAIEANVLSHLNVTGPITLGDIRNYSGSTFLIGTGYEVPIDVTTSLAGMQYLQCLPKTTLIDLNLNMTSPTVDLSPLEDDRYTRITLNVDDMAAMNLQPLLAIDPTTITSLQLNGSAVMDMSVYQNIPNGMTNSQLAEIAPWLTAIDKTSPHLINMNLSNDSLTDFSPLSGFTKPVIFSALGERVNYDATPVFFVDGQPGTFTGLPLTAPDGTSLTSDYAVTLSGSATQAVNDPTHHPEVDLTNLGNGKYEIPTPYPTVPNANWFAYGLSGYYEFDGKTPINLHFIEHTYPNGTDFEYDIMVYQPAYWLTKPEIAVEYVDAKTGAALQPTTLFQGTTIGSAYDLTPQTKIAGYSFDAQKSSSPTGTYTQDPQALTFAFAQEPAAPITVNYIDMDGNTIAPSTTINGYVGAAYQSQPLTVAGYTLLQAAVLPTTMPTSGTLSTTPGKINYVYNTNTLTRTIQYLDVTTGRALTANSFSEPYKSTTSYDPATQIANYEAEGYQLVTNNYPTTGSLFGDPTPTETYEIELAHKTETLTPTTPNLPTGVILQNDVTRTISYVNKAGESVAAPTVETITFNRNAVRDMVTGDVTYGPWVATNTDAFDVVTPPMINNFTPNTTAIPAEAAVAETAPDEFDTVTYSPVATSGASSGAMSTATSVATSATTSAATSATTSTTTSTATSATTSAATSATTSAATSATTSAATSATTSAATSTATSTRSAATSTTPKRVMSMTPTRTTSVTNTTPTSEVAQPATPTLINRSGETKSATMTKLTAPVVSESKTTATPVRLQKQTTTSAAASVKLANVTGSHQTAAKSVQQKQAGLPQTNEQSNHASLLGLILVALVGFFASLKRLFKREF, encoded by the coding sequence ATGCGTTTAACTAAATTACAACAGATACAAAGAATTACAAAGCAAAACCAGCGACAACAGTTCAAACGAACTTGGGAAACTCGGTTAGTTTTACTTGGAAGTAGTGTTGGTTTGGGAGCGGTATTATGGACTTTGCCTGTAGCCGCGGCGACAATCCCTACGGCAACGATAACGCCACAATCAGCAACGAGTTCAGTGACAACTAGTGCGGCAGCAAGTACCGGTTCAGTTGCCCTTCAATCAGCTAGTTCAACGAGTTCTAGCACAGCAGTTAGCTCAGCTGGTTCGGTAGTACCAACAACTTCGGTTGCTACGAGTTCAGCGACGACAACTACTACCTCAACTGCGACCAGTTCAGCCACGACAACCGCAACAACCAGTAGTGCCAGTCAAACGGGTTCAACTGCAACAACTTCACAAGTCAGCAGTGGTGGCATAACCTTCGTTCTTCCAACATTAACGGTTACTTCCGGAAATGTGAACTTTGGGAGCACTGGGTCTAATGGCAGTGCAGCGTCAGCAGGATCATCTACAACTGGAACGACAAGTACAGTTGCTAGTGCCGCAACGAGCACAACATCATCAACCGCAACAACGAGTACGGCAACAAGCACTGCAACGAGCACAACATCATCAACCGCAACAACGAGTACGGCAACAAGCACTGCAACCAGTTCAGCAAGTCAAGCATCAACGAACAGTAGCGATTCTGCAGCCGGTTTAGCTGCGCTACCAGATTCGACGGTCATTAGCTTTGCTGACCCGGCTATTGAAGCAAACGTCTTATCTCATTTGAACGTTACTGGCCCTATCACATTAGGTGACATTCGAAACTATAGTGGGTCGACCTTTCTGATTGGAACAGGGTACGAAGTTCCTATAGATGTCACGACATCATTAGCCGGAATGCAGTACTTACAATGTTTGCCAAAGACAACGTTGATTGACCTCAATCTTAATATGACATCACCAACTGTTGATTTATCACCATTGGAAGATGATCGCTATACCCGAATCACTCTTAATGTTGACGATATGGCAGCAATGAACCTTCAGCCATTATTAGCAATTGATCCAACAACAATTACGTCGCTGCAATTAAATGGTTCGGCTGTGATGGACATGAGTGTTTATCAAAATATCCCAAACGGCATGACGAATTCACAATTAGCAGAAATTGCGCCATGGTTAACCGCCATCGATAAGACCTCTCCTCATCTGATCAACATGAACTTGTCAAATGACTCCTTAACCGACTTTTCACCATTAAGCGGTTTTACAAAGCCAGTGATATTTTCTGCATTAGGTGAACGGGTCAATTATGATGCAACACCGGTATTCTTTGTCGACGGCCAACCTGGTACTTTCACCGGATTACCATTGACTGCCCCCGATGGGACTTCACTGACGAGTGACTATGCCGTTACTTTAAGTGGTAGTGCGACTCAAGCGGTAAATGATCCGACCCACCATCCAGAAGTTGACTTGACAAATTTGGGTAATGGCAAGTATGAAATTCCAACCCCTTACCCAACTGTGCCAAATGCTAACTGGTTCGCTTATGGTTTGAGCGGTTACTACGAGTTTGATGGTAAGACCCCAATCAATCTCCACTTCATTGAACACACTTATCCAAACGGTACGGATTTTGAATACGATATCATGGTCTATCAACCTGCTTACTGGTTAACAAAACCCGAAATAGCCGTCGAGTATGTGGACGCAAAAACCGGTGCTGCCCTTCAACCAACAACATTGTTCCAAGGGACCACGATTGGGTCCGCCTATGATCTGACGCCTCAAACCAAAATTGCCGGATATTCATTTGACGCGCAAAAGAGTAGTTCACCAACTGGGACGTACACGCAAGATCCACAAGCCTTGACCTTTGCGTTTGCCCAAGAGCCAGCCGCTCCGATTACGGTAAACTACATTGATATGGACGGTAACACTATTGCACCAAGCACCACAATTAATGGCTATGTGGGCGCTGCTTATCAAAGTCAGCCTTTAACAGTCGCCGGATACACGCTTTTACAGGCGGCTGTATTACCTACGACTATGCCAACTAGCGGGACGTTATCTACCACTCCAGGCAAGATCAATTACGTTTATAACACAAATACGTTAACGCGGACCATTCAATATCTTGATGTCACGACTGGTCGCGCCTTAACGGCTAATAGTTTTTCTGAACCTTATAAGAGCACAACTAGTTATGATCCAGCGACACAAATTGCCAATTATGAAGCGGAAGGTTATCAATTAGTCACAAACAATTATCCAACAACTGGGTCATTGTTTGGTGATCCAACGCCAACTGAAACTTATGAAATTGAATTAGCACATAAGACAGAAACCTTAACACCTACGACACCAAATTTGCCAACCGGCGTAATCCTTCAAAATGACGTCACTCGCACGATTAGTTACGTCAACAAAGCTGGTGAATCTGTTGCGGCACCAACGGTAGAAACGATTACCTTTAATCGGAATGCCGTACGTGACATGGTTACTGGTGATGTCACGTATGGGCCATGGGTCGCCACAAATACGGATGCTTTTGATGTAGTCACCCCACCAATGATTAACAATTTCACGCCAAATACAACTGCTATTCCAGCAGAAGCTGCGGTGGCTGAAACAGCACCGGACGAATTTGACACCGTAACTTATTCACCAGTTGCCACATCCGGCGCATCAAGCGGTGCGATGAGCACGGCTACTAGTGTAGCTACCAGTGCCACAACTAGTGCAGCCACTAGTGCGACGACTAGCACGACCACGAGTACCGCTACTAGTGCCACAACTAGTGCAGCTACCAGCGCAACAACTAGTGCAGCTACCAGCGCAACAACTAGTGCAGCTACCAGCGCAACAACTAGCGCCGCTACAAGCACGGCTACTAGTACCAGGAGTGCGGCTACTTCAACGACGCCTAAGCGTGTCATGAGCATGACGCCAACTAGAACAACTAGCGTAACTAACACGACACCAACCAGCGAAGTGGCACAACCAGCGACACCAACGCTGATAAATCGGTCTGGCGAAACTAAGTCAGCAACGATGACTAAGCTAACTGCGCCAGTTGTTTCTGAATCCAAGACGACGGCAACACCAGTCCGTCTACAAAAGCAGACGACAACTAGTGCGGCGGCATCCGTAAAGCTCGCTAATGTTACTGGTTCGCATCAAACTGCGGCTAAATCAGTTCAACAGAAACAAGCTGGATTACCTCAAACAAATGAGCAATCCAATCACGCTTCTTTGTTAGGTTTAATCTTAGTAGCCTTAGTTGGATTCTTCGCTAGTCTGAAACGGCTATTCAAACGAGAATTTTAG
- a CDS encoding ammonium transporter: MSAANSTFLVLSSILVLFMTPGLAFFYGGLVTKRNVVNTMLSVFMICGLAILLWVLVGYSLSFSGDFGGVVGDLKAIWLHGVDLSALTPTKIPTGLYMIFEMMFAIITPALFVGAVVGRIRFKFLLSFIICWSILIYYPMVHMVWDNGFLAHLGVIDFAGGTVVHINAGITALVLSAFLGPRYNYSKGKPQEHYNILWVLLGTVILWIGWYGFNAGSALAMNGIAVQAFLTTTVATATSMMTWMVIDMITKGKPTLVGVCTGTLCGLVGITPACGYVTTSGAFWIGLIATMTSYAFITLLKPRLGIDDALDAFGCHGVSGIMGSIMTGLFATKAVNSTITTNGLFYGGGFKLFGLQLLATGFTIAFTTVLCIGIIVILKRVVKMRVDVDEEKLGLDQGEHGEVADYTVPMSSELTDIQNHSNEFQGQLAKLMNNHQRFR; this comes from the coding sequence ATGAGTGCTGCAAATTCAACGTTCTTAGTTTTGTCTAGTATATTGGTATTGTTCATGACACCCGGCCTAGCGTTTTTCTATGGCGGGTTAGTCACCAAGCGGAACGTTGTGAATACGATGTTATCAGTATTCATGATTTGTGGCTTGGCAATTTTGCTCTGGGTGTTAGTGGGCTACTCACTTTCTTTTTCAGGTGATTTTGGCGGCGTCGTTGGGGATTTGAAGGCAATCTGGTTGCACGGCGTGGATCTGTCGGCATTAACGCCAACCAAGATTCCGACTGGACTGTATATGATTTTTGAAATGATGTTTGCCATCATCACACCAGCACTGTTCGTTGGTGCGGTCGTTGGTCGGATTCGATTTAAGTTCTTGTTATCCTTCATCATTTGCTGGTCCATTTTGATCTACTATCCTATGGTTCATATGGTTTGGGATAACGGCTTTTTGGCTCATCTCGGTGTGATTGATTTCGCCGGTGGAACGGTCGTGCATATTAATGCTGGGATTACCGCGCTGGTGTTGTCAGCATTCTTAGGACCGCGTTACAACTATAGTAAGGGGAAGCCACAGGAACATTACAACATTTTGTGGGTACTCTTAGGTACGGTTATTCTCTGGATTGGCTGGTATGGGTTCAATGCGGGTTCGGCGTTAGCGATGAATGGCATTGCCGTTCAGGCCTTCTTGACAACGACCGTAGCGACCGCGACTTCCATGATGACGTGGATGGTCATTGATATGATCACTAAAGGTAAACCAACGTTGGTTGGTGTTTGTACCGGGACGCTCTGTGGCTTAGTTGGGATCACACCGGCTTGTGGGTATGTGACGACTAGTGGGGCTTTCTGGATTGGGCTGATTGCCACGATGACAAGCTATGCCTTCATCACATTGCTCAAGCCACGCTTAGGCATTGATGATGCTTTGGATGCATTCGGCTGTCACGGAGTTTCTGGAATCATGGGTAGCATTATGACGGGGCTATTTGCCACCAAAGCTGTTAACTCAACGATCACGACCAATGGGTTATTTTACGGCGGTGGGTTTAAACTCTTTGGCCTACAATTACTTGCGACAGGCTTCACGATTGCCTTTACGACGGTACTTTGTATCGGAATCATCGTAATTTTGAAGCGGGTCGTGAAGATGCGAGTCGATGTCGACGAAGAAAAACTCGGTTTGGACCAAGGGGAGCATGGGGAAGTTGCGGACTACACCGTGCCAATGAGTTCCGAACTGACCGATATTCAGAATCATAGCAATGAATTTCAAGGTCAACTGGCTAAATTAATGAATAATCATCAACGCTTTCGGTGA
- a CDS encoding Ig-like domain-containing protein: protein MMRKFWRYLLLAITGLALMVLSPPILGQAKEITSVVGLDVNSAVIKDANGKVYSNDAQLPKGEYTVNYAWSIPNGTDVRSGDTMIFQLPQNINIPEPDDFSLTSSSGSGTIGRAHIDQGASYGVITLNRYLQTNTKNRKGWIKVSVESKATEPDGPISMSKTASWVDPTKPNLINWQLAVRPDGNTLTNPVIKDTFSGNQKYVAGSVKATDAAGQNIPVTASGSLLSNTMTFKLSGSYTTDITLTYQTRPKLATGADTFNNNATYTDDGGHQASANASIDREGETTPPENPGTDEPGQKEPIAMSKSVSWADPEDQTKLNWSVEINDNGNKLVNPQIVDHLSKNQTYVDGSAKLVNAYGDKVMVAVSQSSNGQSLVFSATGTFTTNLHLTYQTTTTGKGAETFSNDATYKDDNGNNANATAEIDRTVVPEEPTKEPITMAKSVAWADPKDQTKLNWKLAISANGNKLVNPTIVDKMSANQTFVDGSARAVTATGATVPVIATANGTEITFKLSGTYEDNFDLTYQTTTDEADTAATYANVAVYEDEANNNASADASIDRDATEVEPAKDPISMTKEAAWSDPNDRTKINWTLAIKANDNQLINPVITDELSDNQTYVSDSAQAVDEDGQRLPLNVSVAGNVITFSLAGKFETNMTITYQTKTNKDTGAATFDNAALYTDDDGNNASADSSIDRPAVEEPEEPGTTEPEEPGTTEPEEPGTTEPEMPGTTEPEKPGTTEPEEPGTTEPEMPGTTEPEKPGTTEPEMPGTTEPGKPGTTEPEMPGTTEPEKPGTTEPEMPGTTEPQQPGTTIPVNPDMTAPSTTMPTTPNAPATATPSVPNTIMPNGNGATNTPAPYSPASGRLPQTSEHRNSAVDTILGCLALVLILVLGYLGFRRQTR, encoded by the coding sequence ATGATGCGCAAGTTTTGGCGATATTTGTTACTTGCAATAACTGGTTTAGCGCTGATGGTTCTGAGTCCACCAATTTTAGGGCAGGCGAAGGAAATTACGTCAGTCGTTGGACTTGATGTCAATAGTGCGGTCATTAAAGATGCCAATGGCAAGGTTTATTCGAATGATGCGCAGCTTCCAAAGGGCGAATACACGGTAAACTATGCTTGGAGTATTCCAAACGGTACCGATGTTAGATCTGGCGACACAATGATTTTCCAGTTGCCACAAAATATCAATATTCCAGAGCCGGATGATTTCAGTTTAACTTCCAGTAGTGGGAGCGGGACGATTGGCCGAGCTCATATTGATCAAGGTGCTTCTTACGGTGTAATTACTTTAAATCGATATTTACAAACCAATACGAAGAATCGGAAAGGCTGGATCAAAGTCAGTGTGGAGAGTAAAGCCACTGAACCAGATGGCCCGATTTCGATGTCAAAAACGGCTAGCTGGGTTGATCCAACAAAGCCTAATTTGATCAACTGGCAATTAGCGGTTCGTCCAGATGGCAATACGTTGACTAATCCAGTCATTAAAGATACCTTCAGTGGCAATCAAAAGTATGTCGCTGGGAGTGTTAAAGCGACGGATGCCGCGGGTCAAAATATTCCGGTAACTGCTTCTGGTAGCTTGCTGAGCAATACGATGACCTTTAAGTTGTCAGGGTCGTATACGACTGACATTACATTAACTTATCAGACACGTCCTAAGTTAGCAACTGGTGCTGATACATTCAACAACAATGCCACTTATACGGACGATGGTGGGCATCAAGCGTCAGCGAATGCGTCCATTGATCGTGAAGGCGAAACGACACCACCGGAAAATCCTGGGACTGATGAACCTGGTCAAAAGGAACCGATTGCGATGTCTAAGTCCGTTAGCTGGGCTGATCCTGAAGATCAAACAAAGTTAAATTGGTCCGTTGAAATTAATGATAATGGGAATAAGTTAGTCAATCCACAGATTGTTGATCATTTAAGCAAGAATCAAACTTATGTGGATGGTAGTGCGAAGTTAGTCAATGCTTACGGTGATAAAGTTATGGTCGCAGTAAGCCAGAGTTCAAATGGTCAATCATTAGTTTTCAGTGCCACTGGGACGTTTACGACTAATCTACATTTGACTTATCAAACGACTACGACTGGCAAAGGCGCGGAAACGTTTAGTAACGATGCCACTTATAAGGATGATAACGGCAACAACGCTAATGCGACTGCCGAAATCGACCGGACCGTGGTGCCAGAAGAACCAACTAAAGAGCCAATTACGATGGCGAAATCAGTTGCTTGGGCTGATCCTAAAGATCAAACAAAGTTGAACTGGAAGTTGGCGATTTCGGCTAATGGTAATAAATTAGTCAATCCAACGATTGTTGATAAAATGAGTGCTAACCAGACGTTTGTTGATGGGAGTGCTCGGGCTGTCACCGCAACGGGTGCAACCGTTCCAGTTATCGCGACGGCTAATGGGACTGAAATAACCTTCAAACTTAGTGGGACTTACGAAGATAATTTCGATTTAACGTATCAGACCACTACTGATGAAGCTGATACCGCTGCAACTTATGCTAATGTCGCTGTTTATGAAGATGAAGCTAACAACAATGCGTCAGCCGATGCTTCGATTGACCGCGATGCCACAGAAGTTGAACCAGCTAAAGATCCTATTAGTATGACTAAAGAGGCTGCTTGGAGTGATCCAAACGACCGGACTAAGATCAACTGGACATTAGCTATTAAAGCTAATGACAATCAGTTAATTAATCCAGTGATTACCGATGAACTCAGTGATAATCAAACGTATGTGAGTGATAGTGCTCAGGCGGTTGATGAAGATGGTCAACGGTTGCCGTTGAACGTTAGTGTTGCTGGGAATGTGATCACATTTAGTTTAGCTGGTAAGTTTGAAACGAATATGACGATAACCTATCAGACTAAGACCAATAAAGATACAGGTGCTGCAACCTTTGACAATGCCGCCCTTTATACGGATGACGATGGCAATAATGCATCTGCCGATAGCTCTATTGATCGGCCAGCAGTTGAAGAACCTGAAGAACCAGGGACAACTGAACCTGAAGAACCAGGGACAACTGAACCTGAAGAACCAGGGACAACTGAACCTGAAATGCCAGGTACGACTGAACCTGAAAAGCCAGGGACAACTGAACCTGAAGAACCAGGGACAACTGAACCTGAAATGCCAGGTACGACTGAACCTGAAAAGCCAGGGACAACCGAACCTGAAATGCCAGGTACGACTGAACCTGGGAAACCAGGAACAACCGAACCTGAAATGCCAGGAACAACTGAACCTGAAAAGCCAGGGACAACTGAACCTGAAATGCCAGGTACGACAGAGCCGCAACAACCAGGAACTACCATACCAGTAAATCCTGATATGACAGCACCTAGCACGACAATGCCGACAACACCTAATGCACCAGCAACTGCGACACCAAGTGTGCCAAATACAATTATGCCAAATGGCAATGGCGCAACCAATACGCCAGCACCATATAGTCCAGCTTCTGGTCGTTTGCCACAAACTAGTGAACATCGGAACTCGGCTGTTGACACGATTCTTGGTTGCTTAGCCTTAGTACTAATTTTGGTGTTAGGTTACTTGGGCTTTCGTCGTCAGACACGATAA
- the rpiA gene encoding ribose 5-phosphate isomerase A, protein MSIKQTIVQQALPLIKPGMVVGFGGGSTVAELVKEAANLVNEIQVVTPSPTTRQLATVLGYTVIDPQYCDRVDIAFDGCDQLNTHGSALKSGGGIHANEKIIATLADEYWLLTVSSRLVQTTFDTKTPLVLEVLPKALALVMRTISEHGGQPTIRTATNRDGMTLTDNGNFLIDCHFPSYEHLAALNNDFATLAGVVETSYFDRLVTNALLGDETTGKVEQLF, encoded by the coding sequence ATGTCCATTAAACAAACCATTGTTCAACAAGCTTTACCTTTAATCAAACCCGGCATGGTCGTCGGTTTCGGCGGCGGTTCCACGGTTGCCGAACTCGTCAAAGAAGCGGCCAATCTTGTCAACGAGATTCAAGTTGTCACGCCATCGCCAACAACACGCCAGCTGGCGACAGTTTTAGGATATACCGTCATTGACCCGCAATACTGTGATCGCGTGGACATCGCGTTTGACGGCTGTGATCAACTGAATACGCACGGTTCCGCCCTAAAAAGTGGCGGCGGGATTCACGCTAACGAAAAGATCATTGCGACCTTAGCCGATGAATACTGGTTATTAACAGTCAGCTCACGACTGGTTCAAACGACCTTTGATACGAAGACACCGTTAGTTTTAGAAGTCTTACCTAAGGCCCTTGCACTCGTCATGCGCACCATTTCCGAGCACGGCGGCCAACCCACAATTCGGACCGCAACCAATCGTGATGGCATGACCTTGACGGACAATGGCAACTTTTTAATCGACTGCCATTTTCCAAGTTATGAACATCTAGCCGCGCTAAATAACGATTTTGCCACACTCGCTGGCGTTGTTGAAACGTCTTATTTTGATCGGTTAGTGACAAATGCGCTCCTTGGTGATGAAACCACTGGTAAGGTCGAACAACTATTCTAA
- a CDS encoding matrixin family metalloprotease: MKRERIRLGVLVLATTLVLNIGVVAEASSATPFGASRWREPRVTYVVSGSRYYRNIYATAIRAWNSTGQFRFIQGSNAHHQVTLTTSNSTTGQYHMLAGITFTYGPQKGYYNQAKVLLLTRNLATYHYTTSNQIHVAEHELGHVMGLQHSTARNSVMLADNRYNGISRNDITAVKKRYHTPVGRHS, encoded by the coding sequence ATGAAGAGAGAGCGAATTCGATTAGGTGTGTTAGTGTTGGCAACAACTTTGGTTCTGAATATTGGCGTGGTGGCGGAGGCTTCGTCAGCGACGCCGTTCGGAGCTAGTCGCTGGCGTGAACCACGTGTCACCTATGTTGTTAGTGGGTCCCGTTATTATCGGAACATTTACGCCACTGCGATTCGCGCTTGGAATTCAACGGGTCAATTTAGATTCATTCAGGGTTCCAATGCGCATCATCAGGTGACGCTAACAACCAGTAATTCGACGACCGGCCAGTATCATATGTTGGCTGGAATCACGTTTACGTATGGTCCTCAAAAAGGATACTATAATCAGGCCAAAGTTTTGCTGCTAACCAGAAATTTAGCAACGTACCATTACACGACTTCCAACCAGATTCACGTTGCCGAACATGAGCTCGGTCACGTGATGGGGTTGCAACATAGCACTGCGCGGAATAGTGTAATGCTCGCCGACAATCGTTATAACGGCATTAGTAGGAATGATATCACTGCAGTCAAAAAGCGGTATCATACGCCAGTTGGTAGGCATTCGTAA
- a CDS encoding multicopper oxidase family protein has translation MAKKVYTDYFFDEPAYNTHDGGYIPLVTPKMPPQPLAIPPLLKPDKQTATDDYYTVTAEASETQFLPGKKTKTWGYNAGFLGQTIVFHNGKHTHIDLKNTLPELTTFHWHGLNVPGPITDGGCHAPVYPGKTNHIDFDVDQPAATIWLHAHPCPSTATQVWKGLAAMVLIKDDVEDQLPLPRNYGVDDIPMVLQDREFHEDNQFDYRADYDPDGVQGHTALVNGTVNPYFDVTTQRVRLRILNGSNRREWRLHFDDDLEFAQVGSDGGIMPAPVYLTKLMATCAERDEIVVDFGNYQPGDEVTLMTDDTPLCHFRIKAFEPDNTKLPDRLVDIPDETPTPGLPVRKITMDGMDEEVAMDHKKFDMQRIDARQKVNDVAIWEITNTNSTKNGMVHPFHVHGTQFTVLARNDGPVYPNEHGWKDTVGVNPGETVRIKVRFKLTGVYMYHCHIIEHEDGGMMAQIESYDPAHPKTYHLMDMTTLRNAFAEEQGVKPEDVWMPGM, from the coding sequence ATGGCAAAGAAAGTCTATACCGATTATTTTTTTGATGAACCAGCTTATAATACTCACGATGGGGGCTACATTCCGTTAGTGACACCGAAAATGCCACCACAACCGTTAGCGATTCCACCGTTATTGAAGCCAGATAAGCAAACGGCGACGGATGACTATTACACGGTGACTGCGGAAGCTAGCGAAACACAATTTTTACCAGGTAAGAAGACTAAAACCTGGGGCTACAATGCAGGTTTCTTGGGTCAAACCATTGTTTTTCACAATGGTAAACATACGCATATCGATTTAAAAAATACTTTACCTGAATTAACGACTTTTCATTGGCATGGCTTGAACGTGCCAGGGCCAATCACTGATGGTGGCTGTCATGCGCCGGTCTATCCTGGTAAGACGAACCATATTGATTTTGATGTGGATCAACCAGCTGCGACAATTTGGCTACATGCTCATCCGTGTCCATCTACTGCGACCCAAGTTTGGAAAGGCTTAGCAGCGATGGTCCTCATTAAAGATGATGTAGAAGACCAATTACCATTACCGCGCAATTATGGCGTCGATGATATTCCAATGGTCTTGCAAGATCGTGAATTCCATGAAGATAACCAGTTTGATTATCGGGCGGACTATGATCCGGATGGCGTGCAAGGGCATACGGCCTTAGTTAATGGGACCGTTAATCCTTACTTTGACGTGACCACTCAACGCGTGCGGCTGCGGATTTTAAATGGGTCCAACCGGCGTGAATGGCGCTTACACTTTGATGATGATCTGGAATTTGCGCAAGTCGGTTCTGACGGCGGGATCATGCCAGCACCCGTTTATTTGACCAAATTAATGGCAACTTGTGCTGAACGTGATGAAATCGTGGTGGACTTTGGCAATTACCAACCAGGCGATGAAGTCACGTTGATGACGGATGACACGCCATTGTGCCATTTCCGTATCAAGGCCTTTGAACCAGACAACACTAAGTTACCAGATCGGTTGGTTGATATTCCAGATGAGACGCCGACACCGGGATTACCCGTACGGAAGATCACCATGGATGGCATGGATGAAGAAGTCGCCATGGATCATAAGAAATTTGACATGCAACGGATTGATGCGCGCCAAAAAGTTAACGATGTGGCGATTTGGGAAATTACCAATACGAATAGTACGAAAAATGGGATGGTTCATCCATTCCACGTCCACGGGACACAATTCACGGTATTAGCCCGTAATGATGGTCCGGTTTATCCAAATGAACATGGTTGGAAAGATACGGTCGGGGTTAATCCTGGTGAAACGGTTCGAATCAAAGTTCGGTTCAAGTTGACCGGGGTCTACATGTACCATTGCCACATTATCGAACATGAAGATGGTGGCATGATGGCGCAGATTGAATCCTATGATCCAGCCCATCCAAAGACGTATCATTTAATGGATATGACCACTTTGCGTAATGCGTTTGCAGAAGAACAAGGGGTCAAGCCGGAAGATGTTTGGATGCCTGGAATGTAA